In Fibrobacter sp. UWR3, a single window of DNA contains:
- a CDS encoding transcription antitermination factor NusB, whose amino-acid sequence MLLLDDSLKERMDAYRVLLLWQKDGSFIKESGLSPFAMELALGVCRRHLYLQYFLKTLVKKMPSLEVATVLEMGIFQMFFMEIPDHAAVSTSVELVKAANLGEGSARLVNAVLHSARRSGLPALPQQRVRRVSIESSVPEWLVRRWFDIYGGDRAESLAKATLERPVEWIRVNLQKTSAPVLAQKLGLTGASILYDRYIQVPEDAKLKPILESESFAKGEFSMQNPSAYEVVKLLDLKPGQRVWDACAAPGGKSALMGEMDSSLDILASDVSAFRVEKMHDVVDRLGLKNVRLECIDALSPQQSKFDRILLDVPCSNMGVMPRRPESKYRITQDSMKELAELQYGILESASNHLAEGGVLVYATCSPDPLETTQVVNRFLKAHPEFAKRGEHVLPGAQDNRFDGFFAQALERKKV is encoded by the coding sequence TTGCTTTTGCTAGACGATTCCCTGAAAGAGCGCATGGACGCATACCGCGTGCTTCTGCTGTGGCAGAAGGACGGCAGCTTTATTAAAGAAAGCGGGCTTTCTCCTTTCGCGATGGAACTTGCCCTGGGCGTGTGCCGCAGGCACCTGTACCTGCAATACTTTTTAAAGACTCTCGTAAAGAAAATGCCCTCGCTTGAAGTGGCGACCGTGCTTGAAATGGGAATCTTCCAGATGTTCTTTATGGAAATCCCGGACCACGCCGCCGTTTCGACGAGCGTGGAACTTGTGAAGGCGGCGAACCTTGGCGAAGGTTCCGCGCGGCTCGTGAACGCCGTGCTGCATTCCGCGCGGAGGTCCGGGCTGCCCGCACTTCCGCAACAGCGCGTGCGCCGCGTTTCGATTGAAAGTTCGGTGCCCGAATGGCTGGTGCGTCGCTGGTTCGATATTTACGGCGGTGACCGTGCAGAATCGCTTGCGAAGGCGACGCTCGAGCGCCCGGTGGAATGGATTCGCGTGAACCTGCAGAAGACTTCCGCTCCGGTACTTGCCCAGAAACTCGGGCTTACGGGCGCCTCGATTCTCTACGACCGCTACATCCAGGTTCCCGAAGATGCAAAACTCAAGCCGATTCTCGAATCGGAATCCTTCGCGAAGGGCGAGTTCAGCATGCAGAACCCTTCCGCGTACGAGGTCGTGAAACTGCTCGACCTGAAGCCCGGCCAGAGGGTTTGGGATGCGTGTGCCGCTCCCGGCGGAAAGTCCGCGCTGATGGGCGAGATGGACAGTTCGCTCGATATTCTCGCAAGCGATGTTTCCGCATTCCGCGTAGAAAAGATGCACGACGTGGTGGACCGCCTGGGCCTCAAGAACGTGCGGCTGGAATGCATCGACGCGCTTTCGCCGCAGCAGTCGAAGTTCGATCGCATCTTGCTCGACGTGCCGTGCAGCAACATGGGCGTTATGCCCCGCAGGCCCGAATCAAAGTATCGTATTACGCAAGATTCCATGAAGGAACTTGCCGAACTGCAGTACGGAATTCTTGAATCCGCATCAAATCACCTTGCGGAAGGCGGTGTTCTCGTATATGCCACGTGCAGCCCCGACCCGCTAGAAACGACCCAGGTCGTGAACCGCTTCTTGAAGGCCCACCCTGAATTTGCCAAGCGTGGCGAACATGTGCTCCCCGGCGCGCAGGATAATCGTTTTGACGGATTTTTTGCACAGGCTTTGGAACGGAAAAAAGTATGA
- a CDS encoding ABC transporter permease: MTNNCGEAASLMLHVFRHELRLIFRDPRFWVPFIIPPVILAASQGIAVSRYGGQIMEGMEGYMMLLLGCLMAPMGSPLAGDSFAGERERNSLELLQLSPIAPARLFWGKLLAIVPFPVGFALLAQFVYWASHPDISTVAALASILGALSAVFLTTSFSLMLSLRVKTVRAAAHISLFVVVPLLLLVQLFHETFLAGLFIPVVTLFVSLAFSVLTAILSMRKFVSM; the protein is encoded by the coding sequence TTGACTAATAACTGCGGCGAAGCCGCTTCACTCATGCTCCACGTTTTTAGACACGAACTTCGCCTGATATTCCGGGATCCGCGATTCTGGGTTCCGTTCATCATTCCGCCGGTGATTCTCGCGGCGAGCCAGGGAATTGCGGTTTCGCGGTACGGCGGGCAGATTATGGAAGGCATGGAAGGCTACATGATGCTTTTGCTCGGTTGCCTGATGGCGCCCATGGGCTCTCCCTTGGCCGGAGATTCGTTTGCGGGCGAGCGCGAACGCAACTCGCTTGAACTGTTGCAGCTTTCTCCCATCGCGCCTGCGAGGCTCTTCTGGGGCAAGTTGCTCGCGATTGTTCCGTTTCCGGTGGGTTTCGCGCTCCTGGCGCAGTTCGTCTACTGGGCGTCGCATCCCGATATTTCGACCGTCGCGGCGCTCGCTTCTATTCTCGGCGCGCTCTCGGCGGTGTTCCTCACGACATCGTTCTCGCTGATGCTTTCGCTCCGCGTAAAGACGGTCCGCGCCGCGGCCCACATCTCGCTTTTCGTTGTAGTCCCGCTGCTCCTCCTGGTCCAGCTGTTCCACGAGACGTTCTTGGCTGGGCTATTCATTCCTGTAGTTACGTTGTTTGTAAGTCTTGCTTTCAGCGTACTCACTGCTATCCTAAGCATGCGCAAGTTCGTGAGCATGTAA
- a CDS encoding CidA/LrgA family protein has protein sequence MRIPLQLAVIFAICVAGEFLHRIVGVPLPGNIIGMVLLLILLCTKVIKPEQISGVSSFFLNHLALFFLPPSIAIMAVGDDILSKWPLLLFLCIAFTLVAIAAGGRVTQFFIRRQEYRENLALRAERLSKRAERNGTIGGEK, from the coding sequence ATGAGAATACCGCTCCAACTTGCCGTGATTTTCGCTATTTGCGTCGCCGGGGAATTCCTCCACCGCATCGTGGGCGTGCCCCTCCCGGGGAACATTATCGGCATGGTCCTGCTGCTCATATTACTTTGTACTAAAGTCATCAAGCCGGAACAGATTTCGGGCGTCTCGAGCTTTTTCCTGAACCACCTGGCACTCTTCTTCTTGCCGCCTAGCATCGCCATCATGGCCGTCGGCGACGACATCCTTTCCAAGTGGCCGCTACTCCTGTTCCTCTGCATCGCCTTCACGCTCGTGGCCATTGCTGCCGGCGGCCGGGTCACGCAGTTTTTTATCCGCAGGCAGGAATACCGGGAAAACCTTGCCCTGCGTGCAGAACGCCTTTCCAAGCGTGCAGAACGCAACGGCACAATCGGGGGCGAAAAATGA
- a CDS encoding STAS domain-containing protein, translating into MTQLKNYREVGIFDLLSAPLNPIGAFDAEQFKKDVRKLIDDNPDDKFVAVDLMGLDFVYSDAYNAFVQFQCELSGKGGMLALLSNSATIADGLKKAGLDRTLKVFGAEAEMMTFSLHSHDPVELPPREQAPAAPSEPEAAPVASQNGGQAPSMSGEFRSERRTGHNRRFTKSFNAVVKDEKKLASKGMNMPFEEESSSGKTVFFIILVLLVLGGLAAFFLM; encoded by the coding sequence ATGACGCAATTGAAGAACTATCGTGAAGTTGGCATTTTTGACCTTTTGTCTGCCCCTCTCAACCCTATAGGGGCGTTTGACGCCGAACAGTTCAAGAAAGATGTCCGCAAGCTGATAGACGACAACCCCGACGACAAGTTCGTCGCGGTCGACCTCATGGGTCTCGATTTTGTATACAGCGATGCCTACAATGCTTTTGTCCAGTTCCAGTGTGAACTTTCGGGCAAGGGAGGCATGCTTGCGCTCCTCAGCAACAGTGCGACCATCGCTGACGGTCTGAAGAAGGCCGGGCTCGACCGTACGCTCAAGGTGTTCGGTGCCGAAGCCGAAATGATGACTTTCTCGTTGCATAGCCACGATCCTGTAGAACTGCCTCCCCGTGAGCAGGCTCCTGCCGCTCCGTCGGAACCCGAAGCGGCTCCTGTCGCCTCGCAGAATGGCGGTCAGGCTCCTTCGATGTCGGGCGAGTTCCGTTCCGAGCGCCGTACGGGCCACAACCGCAGGTTCACCAAGAGCTTCAACGCTGTCGTGAAAGACGAGAAAAAACTTGCCTCGAAGGGCATGAACATGCCGTTCGAAGAGGAATCCTCGTCGGGAAAAACTGTATTCTTCATCATCCTCGTCCTTCTTGTTCTCGGTGGCCTTGCGGCCTTCTTCTTGATGTGA
- a CDS encoding LrgB family protein, which translates to MNAIINSPLFGIFLTLVAFETGVFISKKFKYSFLNPLLIGNILIVGFLLITGISLESYNVGGDYISVMLSPATVVLAVPLYRQISKLRQFWKPILAGIFAGSLTSIACVILFSKLLGLSNTLMLSLLPKSVTIPMGSVISSQIGGIPSVTIIAITVTGITGAVAAPAVCRFCHIKHKVAQGIAIGTASHALGTTRAMEMGEVQGAMSSLAIGIAGLFTAVVAPLLTAQF; encoded by the coding sequence ATGAACGCCATCATCAACTCTCCCCTGTTCGGCATATTCCTCACGCTCGTCGCTTTTGAAACCGGCGTGTTCATCAGCAAGAAGTTCAAGTATTCCTTCCTGAACCCACTTCTGATAGGCAACATCCTCATCGTCGGATTCCTGCTCATCACGGGCATCAGCCTCGAAAGCTACAACGTGGGCGGCGACTATATTTCGGTGATGCTCTCGCCCGCGACAGTCGTGCTCGCCGTGCCGCTCTACAGGCAGATTTCCAAGCTCAGGCAATTCTGGAAGCCCATACTCGCGGGCATCTTCGCGGGTAGCCTCACCTCGATTGCGTGCGTGATTCTTTTCAGCAAGCTGCTCGGGCTGAGCAACACGCTCATGCTCTCGTTGCTCCCGAAATCCGTCACCATCCCGATGGGGAGTGTCATCTCGTCGCAAATCGGCGGCATTCCTTCCGTCACCATCATCGCCATCACCGTCACGGGAATCACGGGTGCGGTCGCGGCCCCCGCCGTATGCAGGTTCTGCCACATAAAGCACAAGGTAGCGCAGGGAATCGCCATCGGTACCGCAAGCCATGCGCTCGGCACCACCCGCGCCATGGAGATGGGCGAAGTACAGGGCGCCATGAGCAGCCTTGCCATCGGGATTGCAGGGCTATTCACCGCAGTCGTCGCACCGTTACTGACCGCGCAGTTCTAG
- the ettA gene encoding energy-dependent translational throttle protein EttA produces MAEQNKAEKFVFYMYKMTKSYPPNKEVLKDISLSFYYGAKIGIIGQNGAGKSTLLRIMAGIDKEFQGEAWIEPGRTAGYLPQEPQLDPNLTVKENVMQAVAKKQAVLDRFNEISMKFAEPMEDDEMNKLLDEQAKLQDIIDAQDLWSLDRNIEIAMDALRCPPGDWPVTNLSGGEKRRVALCRLLLEEPDLLLLDEPTNHLDAETVAWLERHLREYKGSVILVTHDRYFLDNVTNWILEIDRGRGIPWEGNYAQWLDQKLERLRGEEKGESDRQKRLAREQEWVKQSPKARQAKSKARLKAYEELLAEDSREQIKVAQIHIANGKRLGDIVIQAEHLQKAFGDKVLFDDLNFNLPRSGIVGIIGPNGAGKTTLFKMIMGQEKPDGGTLKIGETVEIISMEQGRDSLDDSKTVWEEITGGNDEIMVGDRKMNGRAYCGLFNFTGAAQQKKLTTLSGGERNRVLMAKNLQKPGNVLFLDEPTNDLDIETLQALEQAILKFAGCAVIISHDRWFLDRIATHILAYEGDSKVVWFEGNWSEYEADRRKRLGEDADNPKPIRYKTLTRQ; encoded by the coding sequence ATGGCCGAACAGAATAAAGCAGAAAAATTCGTTTTCTACATGTACAAGATGACCAAGTCCTACCCGCCTAACAAGGAGGTGCTGAAGGATATTTCCCTCAGTTTCTACTACGGCGCAAAGATTGGCATCATTGGCCAGAACGGTGCCGGTAAGTCTACCTTGCTTCGCATCATGGCGGGTATCGACAAGGAATTCCAGGGAGAAGCCTGGATTGAACCGGGCCGCACCGCGGGCTACCTGCCGCAGGAACCGCAGCTCGACCCGAACTTGACCGTCAAGGAAAACGTGATGCAGGCCGTTGCCAAGAAGCAGGCCGTGCTCGATCGCTTCAACGAGATTTCCATGAAGTTCGCGGAACCCATGGAAGACGACGAGATGAACAAGCTCCTCGACGAACAGGCGAAGCTTCAGGACATCATCGACGCGCAGGATTTGTGGAGCCTCGACCGCAATATCGAAATTGCGATGGACGCTCTCCGTTGCCCGCCGGGCGACTGGCCGGTAACGAACCTCTCCGGTGGTGAAAAGCGCCGCGTGGCCCTTTGCCGTCTGCTCCTTGAAGAACCGGATTTGCTGTTGCTCGACGAACCGACGAACCACCTGGATGCCGAAACGGTTGCCTGGCTCGAACGCCACCTCCGTGAGTACAAGGGCTCCGTAATTCTCGTGACGCATGACCGTTACTTCCTCGACAACGTAACGAACTGGATTCTGGAAATTGACCGCGGTCGCGGCATTCCTTGGGAAGGCAATTACGCTCAGTGGCTTGACCAGAAGTTGGAACGCCTCCGTGGCGAAGAGAAGGGCGAATCCGACAGGCAGAAGCGTTTGGCCCGCGAACAGGAATGGGTCAAGCAGAGCCCGAAGGCCCGCCAGGCAAAGAGCAAGGCCCGTCTCAAGGCTTACGAGGAACTCTTGGCCGAAGATTCCCGCGAACAGATCAAGGTGGCGCAGATTCACATTGCAAACGGCAAGCGCCTGGGCGATATCGTTATCCAGGCGGAACACCTGCAGAAGGCCTTTGGCGACAAGGTGCTGTTCGACGACTTGAACTTTAACCTGCCGCGCTCCGGCATCGTGGGCATTATCGGCCCGAACGGTGCAGGTAAGACAACGTTGTTCAAGATGATTATGGGCCAGGAAAAGCCCGATGGCGGTACGCTCAAGATTGGCGAGACCGTGGAAATCATCAGCATGGAACAGGGCCGCGACAGCCTCGACGACAGCAAGACCGTGTGGGAAGAAATCACCGGCGGCAACGACGAGATTATGGTGGGTGACCGCAAGATGAACGGCCGCGCCTACTGCGGACTCTTCAACTTCACGGGTGCTGCCCAGCAGAAAAAGCTCACGACGCTTTCGGGCGGTGAACGCAACCGCGTGCTCATGGCGAAGAACCTGCAGAAACCGGGCAATGTGCTTTTCCTTGACGAACCGACGAACGATCTCGACATCGAAACGTTGCAGGCTCTGGAACAGGCTATCCTCAAGTTCGCAGGCTGCGCCGTGATTATCTCCCATGACCGCTGGTTCCTGGACCGTATCGCCACGCACATCCTCGCTTACGAAGGCGATTCCAAGGTTGTGTGGTTCGAAGGCAACTGGAGCGAATACGAAGCCGACCGCCGCAAGCGCCTCGGCGAAGATGCCGACAACCCGAAGCCCATCAGGTACAAGACTCTTACGAGACAGTAA
- a CDS encoding NUDIX domain-containing protein: MLQDNIEYSFATDIPESDYQIIVDCPFFKDWIAKARKDFAVTHIHVDSVDYFSRVHRPLFIKITATATLPDGRPVHGVVLLRGNAVGVLVVLRCEGKKYLLLVRQPRLAITEEASLEIPAGILDWSGDYRKVALSELEEEAQIKAEDSELIDLSEFWWKGMTEGFAGSCGLLDERIRLYAIERDVTPEQLKAMDGKNQTYVEENEWIRTVVLPYEEAAHKFIDGKNLIALFLYERWLEARK, encoded by the coding sequence ATGCTGCAAGATAATATTGAATACTCGTTCGCGACGGACATTCCCGAAAGTGACTACCAGATAATCGTCGATTGCCCGTTTTTCAAGGACTGGATTGCGAAGGCGCGCAAGGATTTTGCGGTAACGCACATCCATGTGGATTCGGTCGACTACTTTAGCCGTGTTCACCGCCCGCTGTTCATCAAGATTACCGCAACGGCGACATTGCCCGATGGCAGGCCCGTGCACGGCGTGGTGCTCTTGCGCGGGAATGCGGTGGGCGTGCTCGTGGTGCTCCGCTGCGAAGGGAAAAAGTACCTGCTGTTGGTTCGCCAGCCGAGGCTTGCCATTACCGAGGAAGCCTCGCTCGAAATACCCGCGGGGATTCTGGACTGGAGCGGCGATTACCGCAAGGTGGCGCTTTCTGAGCTTGAAGAAGAAGCGCAGATAAAGGCGGAAGATTCGGAACTCATCGACCTTTCCGAATTCTGGTGGAAGGGCATGACGGAAGGCTTTGCGGGCAGTTGCGGACTCCTGGACGAACGCATTCGCCTGTACGCCATCGAGCGCGACGTGACGCCGGAACAGCTGAAGGCGATGGACGGCAAGAACCAGACGTATGTCGAAGAGAACGAATGGATTAGGACGGTAGTGTTGCCCTACGAGGAAGCCGCCCACAAGTTTATCGACGGCAAGAACCTGATTGCGCTGTTCCTGTACGAACGCTGGCTAGAGGCCCGCAAGTAG
- a CDS encoding type II secretion system protein GspD, whose translation MPAVACLVIILLLCLGRAWCAERDVPDKVSLDFVDASLQDVARSVSLAYGVPVLVDVGAEARVTFHLDGVGLLEGLTSLCSTLGLELIRDGTVFHIRKRLERGENFFRVADSLVSLDVRERDVREFIRDFSANTGLNVVASPDVAGPVSGRLESVPPGTALRVLLESHGFRVRRDADCFRVERTRNLPAGGAGANGAGANGASPAGANSVPDIAQDDSLYTVELDGTPLDMFLKELSRVSNLNLVLYGDVRENLQMRFEREPLANLLQSLFRGSRYTYALDSNTLFVTERGAKNVLSRTELYPLKATTPESLVPQLSKLLPGSGLVVSEVKEQNALMLRGSPAEIAEAVAILENLDRPAMQVTISCVIVELKRGRNFEIGLHSGSTRKTGENDLGVRGFWDFMGKDVSASGAFGKIGILPARFEMELSAMEENNRAEVLARPRLTTLNGNKAELNVTNTVYYLVSQVSADGYPITDYRSFNDGISLEITPTVTQGGSITLNISPEIKTAGRSSGDGPRDISTRNLKTTVTLKNGETLCLGGLVRKGKSEVRTAVPFLGSIPLIGRLFSYVSEVEDESELAIFITPEVEF comes from the coding sequence ATGCCCGCGGTAGCTTGCCTCGTTATTATTTTACTTCTTTGCCTGGGGCGCGCGTGGTGCGCTGAGCGCGACGTGCCCGACAAGGTTTCGCTCGATTTCGTGGATGCGAGCCTGCAGGATGTCGCCCGCTCGGTGTCGCTTGCCTACGGGGTGCCCGTGCTTGTGGACGTCGGTGCGGAGGCGCGTGTCACGTTCCACCTCGATGGCGTCGGGCTGCTGGAGGGGCTCACGTCGTTGTGTTCTACCCTCGGGCTAGAACTCATTCGCGACGGGACGGTTTTCCATATCCGCAAGCGCCTGGAACGTGGCGAGAATTTTTTTCGGGTAGCAGATTCGCTCGTGTCGCTCGATGTGCGGGAGCGCGACGTTCGCGAGTTTATCCGGGATTTTTCCGCGAATACGGGCCTGAACGTGGTAGCTTCGCCCGATGTCGCGGGCCCTGTGAGCGGCCGGCTGGAATCCGTACCGCCCGGGACAGCGCTCCGGGTGCTGCTCGAATCGCACGGTTTCCGCGTGAGGCGCGATGCTGACTGCTTCCGTGTGGAACGCACACGCAATTTGCCCGCGGGTGGCGCGGGTGCGAACGGCGCTGGTGCGAACGGCGCTTCGCCCGCGGGCGCAAACTCCGTGCCGGATATAGCCCAGGACGACTCTCTCTATACGGTAGAACTGGACGGCACCCCGCTGGACATGTTCCTCAAGGAGCTTTCGCGGGTATCGAACCTCAATCTGGTGCTGTACGGAGACGTGCGCGAGAACTTGCAGATGCGTTTTGAACGCGAACCGCTTGCGAATCTCCTGCAGTCGCTCTTTCGCGGGAGCCGCTACACCTATGCGCTCGATTCGAATACTTTGTTTGTAACAGAACGCGGGGCGAAAAACGTGCTCTCGCGAACGGAACTTTACCCGCTGAAGGCGACGACGCCGGAATCTCTCGTGCCGCAACTTTCCAAGCTGTTGCCGGGTTCGGGGCTTGTCGTGTCGGAAGTGAAGGAACAGAACGCGCTGATGCTGCGCGGCTCGCCCGCAGAAATTGCGGAGGCTGTCGCCATCCTCGAAAACCTGGACAGGCCCGCCATGCAGGTGACCATCTCGTGCGTGATTGTGGAACTCAAGCGCGGGCGCAATTTCGAAATCGGGCTCCACAGCGGCTCTACGCGCAAGACGGGCGAGAACGACCTGGGCGTGCGCGGGTTCTGGGACTTTATGGGGAAGGACGTTTCCGCTTCGGGCGCGTTCGGGAAAATCGGGATTCTGCCGGCGCGTTTCGAGATGGAACTTTCCGCGATGGAAGAGAACAACAGGGCCGAAGTCCTTGCGCGCCCGCGGCTCACGACGCTTAACGGCAACAAGGCGGAACTGAACGTGACGAATACGGTCTATTACCTGGTGAGCCAGGTATCCGCCGACGGCTACCCGATTACGGATTACCGCTCGTTCAATGACGGAATCTCGCTGGAAATCACCCCGACAGTTACGCAGGGCGGGAGCATCACGCTGAACATTTCGCCCGAAATCAAGACGGCGGGGCGCTCGAGCGGCGATGGCCCGCGCGATATCAGCACGCGCAACCTGAAGACGACCGTCACGTTGAAAAACGGAGAGACGCTTTGCCTGGGCGGCCTCGTACGGAAGGGCAAGTCGGAGGTGCGCACGGCGGTTCCGTTCCTCGGGAGCATCCCGCTTATCGGCAGGCTTTTCAGTTACGTGAGCGAGGT
- a CDS encoding alpha/beta hydrolase: MHYLIVPGYSNSGPTHWQTYWANNMPDASRVEQHDWEHPHKADWVDTLDRTVAALESDTVLVSHSLGVATTVLWLMQKAREGAVPAKVKGVFLVAPADIDVIDIVEDFAPMPLEKLPVPSCVVASENDEYVTIERACVFADAWGSMFFDVGRKGHINALSNLGEWEEGRALLKEFEKIL; the protein is encoded by the coding sequence ATGCATTATCTGATTGTTCCCGGTTACAGCAATTCTGGCCCCACTCACTGGCAGACTTATTGGGCGAACAACATGCCCGATGCAAGCCGCGTTGAACAGCACGACTGGGAACACCCGCACAAGGCGGATTGGGTCGATACGCTCGACAGGACGGTGGCTGCGCTCGAGTCCGATACGGTTCTCGTTTCGCACAGTCTGGGGGTCGCGACGACGGTCCTCTGGCTTATGCAGAAGGCGAGGGAAGGTGCCGTTCCGGCAAAAGTCAAGGGCGTGTTCCTCGTTGCGCCTGCGGATATCGACGTGATTGACATTGTCGAGGACTTTGCTCCGATGCCTTTGGAAAAGTTGCCGGTGCCCTCGTGTGTTGTCGCGAGCGAGAACGACGAATATGTGACTATCGAGCGTGCGTGTGTTTTTGCGGATGCGTGGGGCTCGATGTTCTTTGACGTGGGCCGCAAGGGGCATATCAATGCGCTTTCGAACCTCGGCGAATGGGAAGAAGGCCGAGCCCTCCTGAAAGAATTTGAAAAAATTCTCTAA
- the fmt gene encoding methionyl-tRNA formyltransferase: protein MKIVFMGTPEFAACFLKHLKESDFADVVAVVTQPDRPAGRGRVLTPPPVKQLALEYGLPVLQPTDLKSPEFEADLRKFEADLFVVVAYSILPKNILGVAKFGAVNVHGSLLPKYRGAAPVQRAIADGLPETGVTVFRLDEKMDHGPILAQRTVAIDHQDTTASLLEKMVAPGCDALDDAIHQLLEGREKDLTQDHAQASGAPKLKKEEGLIDFNLPAAVIHNRIRAFNPWPGGYGKLGGRMVYLRKTDTPEAGPKLAPGAVEFKDNRFYVGTGEGLLEVIEIQAEGKKPMPVADFMRGIQKREGLCFC, encoded by the coding sequence ATGAAAATCGTATTTATGGGAACGCCGGAATTCGCGGCTTGTTTTTTGAAGCATCTCAAGGAATCGGACTTTGCAGACGTGGTGGCTGTGGTGACGCAACCTGACAGGCCGGCAGGGCGTGGGCGCGTGTTAACGCCGCCGCCAGTGAAACAACTGGCCCTCGAATACGGGCTGCCCGTACTCCAGCCGACCGACCTGAAGTCGCCCGAATTCGAGGCGGATTTGCGCAAGTTCGAAGCCGACCTGTTCGTGGTCGTTGCATACTCGATTTTGCCGAAGAACATCCTGGGTGTCGCGAAGTTCGGCGCCGTGAACGTTCACGGGAGCCTTTTGCCGAAGTACCGCGGGGCAGCCCCGGTGCAGCGCGCGATTGCCGATGGCCTTCCCGAAACGGGCGTGACGGTTTTCCGCCTGGACGAGAAGATGGACCACGGCCCGATTCTTGCGCAGCGCACGGTGGCGATTGACCATCAGGATACGACGGCTTCGCTCTTGGAAAAGATGGTTGCACCCGGTTGCGACGCGCTGGACGATGCGATTCACCAGTTGCTCGAAGGCCGCGAGAAGGACTTGACGCAGGATCACGCGCAGGCAAGTGGCGCGCCGAAGCTGAAAAAAGAAGAAGGCCTTATCGATTTTAACCTGCCTGCTGCGGTAATCCACAATAGGATTCGCGCATTCAACCCGTGGCCCGGCGGTTACGGGAAGCTGGGCGGCCGTATGGTTTACTTGCGTAAGACGGATACTCCGGAGGCGGGCCCGAAGCTTGCTCCGGGTGCAGTGGAATTCAAGGACAATCGCTTTTACGTGGGTACGGGCGAGGGCCTGCTCGAGGTCATCGAGATTCAGGCCGAAGGCAAGAAGCCGATGCCTGTCGCCGACTTCATGCGCGGAATCCAGAAGCGCGAAGGACTTTGCTTTTGCTAG
- a CDS encoding A/G-specific adenine glycosylase — protein MESNILKRLREWFKKNAATLPWRPADLDAPRDPYAVWISETMLQQTQVATVRDYYIKWMKRFPDIETLAKANEEEVFRYWQGLGYYSRARNILRTAKTVSGSYRPAASRMTSEGAQAHIARCEMPNARCEMPDASVRCEMPRTRKELEALPGIGAYTAGAILSLAYHQKEAILDGNLVRIFARFYALDFLPTDKASAGKNATGKNESCAEAYWKYAREVADSPKAYMHNEALMELGRTVCRSKNPDCANCPLNGGCRANAEGRTGEFPPKRERTQWDWHGTALVVESADGKLLAVSAGQAFLAGQATLPHFESPRNATAGLPAEAEAYLNADNVVHTRECGSFRHNITVHKIECRVLHVKLSTKASKCVASSGKKIDPRFNATWVKKEDAAKAFANSFSLKALKIAL, from the coding sequence ATGGAAAGCAACATCCTAAAGCGCCTGCGCGAGTGGTTCAAGAAAAATGCGGCAACGCTCCCGTGGAGGCCCGCAGATTTGGACGCGCCACGCGACCCGTATGCGGTATGGATTAGCGAGACGATGTTGCAACAGACGCAGGTCGCGACGGTACGCGACTACTACATAAAGTGGATGAAGCGCTTCCCGGATATCGAGACTCTCGCCAAGGCGAACGAGGAGGAAGTGTTCCGGTACTGGCAGGGGCTCGGGTACTACAGCCGCGCAAGGAATATTTTAAGAACCGCAAAGACTGTGAGTGGATCCTATCGGCCTGCGGCCTCCAGGATGACAAGCGAAGGTGCACAAGCGCATATCGCGCGTTGCGAGATGCCAAATGCCCGTTGCGAGATGCCCGATGCAAGCGTCCGTTGCGAGATGCCGCGGACACGCAAGGAACTGGAAGCATTGCCGGGAATAGGCGCGTACACCGCAGGGGCAATACTGAGCCTCGCCTACCACCAGAAAGAAGCGATTCTGGACGGGAACCTGGTACGCATCTTTGCACGTTTCTACGCGCTCGATTTTCTGCCGACAGACAAGGCGAGCGCCGGCAAGAACGCAACCGGAAAGAACGAAAGTTGTGCCGAGGCCTACTGGAAATACGCCCGCGAGGTCGCAGACTCTCCCAAGGCATACATGCACAACGAGGCCCTGATGGAACTCGGGCGCACCGTATGCAGGAGCAAGAATCCCGACTGTGCAAACTGCCCGCTAAACGGCGGATGCCGTGCCAATGCCGAAGGGCGCACCGGAGAGTTCCCGCCCAAACGCGAGCGCACGCAGTGGGATTGGCACGGCACGGCGCTTGTCGTAGAAAGCGCCGACGGCAAGCTACTTGCCGTATCCGCCGGGCAAGCCTTCCTTGCGGGGCAGGCGACGCTCCCGCATTTTGAAAGCCCGAGGAACGCCACCGCGGGTTTGCCCGCAGAAGCGGAAGCCTACCTTAACGCAGACAACGTTGTACATACACGCGAATGCGGGAGTTTCCGGCACAACATCACGGTGCATAAGATTGAATGCAGGGTATTGCACGTAAAACTTTCGACAAAAGCGAGCAAATGCGTCGCCAGTTCGGGCAAGAAAATTGACCCGCGGTTCAACGCAACGTGGGTCAAAAAGGAAGATGCCGCGAAGGCGTTCGCGAATAGCTTTAGTTTGAAAGCATTAAAAATTGCTTTATAG